In the genome of Lathyrus oleraceus cultivar Zhongwan6 chromosome 4, CAAS_Psat_ZW6_1.0, whole genome shotgun sequence, the window CACACGTGTTTTCCTACTCCTTTCTCTCTCTTGCTTTCCCACGCCTCCTCTCATACACTCTCCATATCTTAGGCCTGATGTTAGAGTCCAGGCCCAACTGTGTCTCCTCCTCTCCATCAATACTCCCTCCTTCCAAATTAACCTTGTCCTCAAGGTTAAAATCCGGAAACTGCCCCCTGAGTACAGCATCATCCTCCCATGTTACATCCTCGGCAGGTCTGTTCTTCCACTGAATTAAACTTTGAGGAGTGGAAACGCCCCCTTGAACTGTCACCCTACTGCCCAACACCTGCATAGGATATATCTCATCATCTAGTACGACCTCCAACTCCTTAGGCAACTCCCCTTGCACTTGGTAATCCCCAATTGCCTTTTTAAGTAAAGACACATGGAAGACCGGGTGAATTTTAGACTGGTCAGGCAACTGCAATTTGTAGGCCACTGCACCTATCTTCGCTATAATTTGGAAAGGACCATAAAAACGAGCTGCAAGTTTTTGATTAATCCTTTTGACTACAGACTGCTGCCTATGAGGCCTCAATTTCAGAAACACCCATTCCCCGACTTCAAACTTCAAATCCCTCCTCTTCTTGTTAGCATAGGACTGCATTTGTTGTTGAGCTTTCAGTAAATGTAGTTTCAACTGGTTGAGTGCTTCATCTCTGTCCTTCAGTTCCAAAGCCACTGCTGCCACTTTGGTTTCATTGCTCAAAAATCTCAATAACTTGGGTGGTTGCCTCCCATATACCACCTCAAAAGGAGATTTTCCTATAGAGACATGATAGGTCGTGTTGTACCAGTATTCTGCCCACGGAATCCAGTAAGACCACGATTTAGGCTGTTCAGCTGCAAAGCACCTTAGATAGCTCTCAAGGCATCTGTTAATGACCTCTGTTTGTCCATCTGTCTCCGGATGGTAAGATGAACTCATTTTGAGTGCAGTCCCCTGCAATTTGAACAACTCTTTCCAGAAATAACTCACAAACAACGGGTCTCTGTCACTGACAATGGAATTGGGTATTCCATGTAGCCGAACCACCTCCCTCACAAAAACCTCTGCAACAGATTTTGCTGTGTAAGGGTGTTTCATTAAGATGAAATGACTATATTTGGACAGCCTATCAACCACCACAAACACTGCCTCGTATCCCTTGGACTTAGGTAGACCAGTAATGAAGTCCATGGAGATATCCTCCCAAACAGCATTCGGTATCGGCAACGGTTGCAACAGACCCCCAGGAGTGGTGGCTGCATACTTTTGTCTCTGACAGGTATCACAGGCCCTCACGTAGTCTCTAATGGTCCTTTGCATACCCCTCCAATAGACATTTTCAGATATCCTCCTGTAGGTTCTGAGGAATCCTGAATGGCCCCCCATGGGAGTGTTATGGCACTCCTTTAGTAGTAAAGGAATAGAGGGAGAATTTGGTCCTATTACCAAGCGACCATGATACATCAACACACCCTGTTGCAGAGTAAAACCAGGTCTGGATTGTGGATTCTTTTCCACCTCTTCTGTTAATTTCTTCACCTCATTATCCTTCTTCACCTCCTGCAGTAACCTACTGCTCTCCAGCCAGTTTGGTGTATGTAACATAGAAGCTAATTCCCCTTCATCAAAGCACCTTGACAACGCATCCGCTGCTTTGTTTTCCAAGCCCGGTTTGTATTTTACCTCAAACTGGTACCCTAAGAGTTTAGCCAGCCAACACTGTTGGTCAGGAGAGGACACTCTTTGCTGTAAAAAATGTTTAAGGCTCTTGTGGTCAGTGTAAACCACAAATTCCTTACCCAATAAATAGTGTCTCCAGTGCTGTATGGCTAGGACCAAAGCCATCAATTCCTTCTCATACACAGATTTTGCCAAGTTATTCTCAGATAAGGCCTTACTGAAGTAGGCAATGGGCTGTCTCCTTTGCATCAACACTGCTCCCACACCTCTCCCTGCAGCATCACATTCGACTTCAAACGGTAAGGAAAAATCAGGGAGCACCAAAACAGGAGGAGTGGTCATGATTCTTTTCAATTTCTCAAAAGCTTCTTTGGCACTCTCACTCCAAAGGAAATTGTCCTTCTTTGTGAGATCAGTTAGAGGCCTGGCAATTTTACCATAGTCTCTAACAAACTTCCTGTAATATCCCGTGAGACCCAAAAATCCTCTCACGCCTTTCACATTCTTAGGACTGGGCCAGTCTAAGATACATTTTATCTTTCCAGGATCGACGGCTACCCCTGCTCCAGAGATGATGTGCCCCAAATAATCAATTTGAGAACAACCAAACTTACATTTGGATTTGTTTGCCACAAAACAATTACTGACCAGCACTGCCAGCACTTGTTGTAAGTGTTTACCGTGTTCTTGAACATTCCTACTGTACACCAGAATATCATCAAAGAATACTAGCACAAATTTCCTCAGAAAGGGCCTGAAAATGTCATTCATTGTCGCTTGAAACGTAGCAGGCGCATTCATTAGCCCAAAAGGCATGACGAGATACTCATAATGACCATTATGAGTTCTAAAAGCAGTTTTGTGTACATCTTCTTCTTGAACCAGTATCTGATGGTAACCTGCTTTTAGATCAATTTTGGAGAAAATTGTTGAACCATACAATTCATCCAAGAGCTCATCAACAATTGGAATCGGATATTTGTCAGGTATAGTAGCCTTGTTAAGGgctctataatccacacacatcctcCACGTGTGGTCCTTCTTCTTAACCAAAATCACCGGACTCGAAAAAGCGCTCATACTGGATCTTATGACCCCTGCCTGTAACAGTTCTGCCACCTGCCTCTCAATTTCCTCTTTCTGATGATGGGGGTACTTATAAGGTCTCACATTGACAGGACCTTGATTTGGCAAAAGAGTGATTCTGTGCACCTGCTCCCTCCTGGGAGGCAAAGTCAATTTGTCTTTAAACACCTCAGGGTACAGGTTTAAAACCTCCACCATTGTTTCTTCCTCTGTACCTTGAATTTCTTCTTTACCTTGCCACCATCCACTTTTGCCCATCTCACCTTCTCTTCCTGTCAAAAAAGCATTAAGACATCCTTTTTGAATTTGTCTTTCCTTCCGTCCCTGCAAGGTAATCACTTCTCCTTTATGCCAAAACTGCATAGATAGATCCTTCCAGTCCATTATGACCTTTCCAAGCGTACTCAGCCACGAGATTCCCAACACCACATCCAATTCACCCAGCTCCAACACCAAGGCATCAATGGTGAACGTTTTAGATCCCAGTGTCAATTTGATTGCTCTGCATATACCTTCGGACAACACCCTGTGACCGTCACCCAGCTTGATTCTTTTTACCCTAGTAGGTGTAATTGTCAGCCCCAACGCCATAGCCAATTCAGGAGAAATGAAGCTATGACTAGCACCACTATCAATGAGAACCTCAACATTTACATTAGTAAGCTTCCCTTCAATTTTCATGGTATGGTGCTCTCCCATCTTACCCAGGACCCCTATAATCTTACATTCTGCTTCAActtcttcttcatcctctgtCTCTTCCTCCTCCAGCGCCACAATCTCACCCTCTTCATTCATCGTTTCTCCATCTCCAAGTATCAACACACGTATCGAGCGCTCAGGACATTTGTGCAACGTCGGATGGTACTTTCCGCCACACTTAAAACACAAACCCTTAGCTCGCCTCTCCTCCATCTCTTCATTTCGCACCCCTTTCCAACGTTCAGAGCCCCCACTTCGCCGCTCAGAATCAGATTTCTTTCCCGTCGAACTCAGCGATGACGAGGAATTCATGTTGGACCCTACGGACCCGGTTTTTCTTGCCGGGTTGTTCCAACCCGAACTCACCCCCTTCGTTACTTCCTTCTGGGTCGAATTAAACCCGGTTCGGAATTTAAACCCGAGCCCATTCGCTTCACTACGGCCCACTATCTTCTTACTGTAGGTACGCGAACCATCATCGTCTTCTTCTCTCAGCTCGTCCTCCACATCTTTCGCCATTCGCATCATTTGCATCCGAGTTTGAGGATTCAGAGTCCTTACCCGGCGACGGATGGGTTGCTTCAAACCACTCATGAAGTACCCTAAGTATTGTTCCTCCGGCAACCGGCCCACCTGTGATGATAGCAACTCAAACGCTTCGACAAACTCCTCGACGCTCCCCGTTTGCTTCAGAGTTGATAACTCCTCGAACGGGTTCTCCAAACGCCGACCTCCATAGCGCGCAATCAGCGCTTTCTTCAACTTCTCCCACGTGAGGTCGTCCTCTGTCTCCATAAGCAAATTAAACCAATGTATGGTAGCACCTTCCATACTCAAACGAGATAGCTTCACACGCATATCCTCAGAAGTGTTTTGTACGTCGAAATAGATCTCAGCTCGTGTGATCCACGCAACTGGATCCTCTCCTTCAAACAACGGCAGCTTCACCTTCTTTCCAGCCAAGCGAGACTCACTCTGTGATGATGCATCATCGTTCGAGTTTTCCGCGTGAGGCACAACCTTCTTCCCCATCTGTCTGCTGAGTGCAGTCAGTACAGCACTCTGTTGTTGCAGCTGCAACGCAAGTTCCTGTAACGTCGCATTAACACTTCCCATCTGGGTCTCCAACGCATCTATACGGTCACCCATCTTAGGTTTCCTTGGCATCTACAGTTGCGAGATTTCTGAGGGGTTATTGATCCGGTAGGTCGGACCAATTTGGTGGGATTAATGAAACAGTAAATAGAAAATTAAGAACAAAGGAgcaaaggtaattgtttataaGATGAGTAACAATTACAAGCAGCAAGAAATAGTAATGGTAGCTAGCAATAATAGGAAACGTAAATTGATAACAGACTATCAATTCCCTATAGCCACAAGGCCTCAATTCACAAGAGTGAATCCATGATAACAGAATACTTGCCTACCCATTCTCTCTCCTCTAACTGTCTTAATATACTCAGCTGACCTCACTCCTCATGCATCCCATGCACACGTGTTTTCCTACTCCTTTCTCTCTCTTGCTTTCCCACGCCTCCTCTCATACACTCTCCATATCTTAGGCCTGATGTTAGAGTCCAGGCCCAACTGTGTCTCCTCCTCTCCATCAGAATGCCACCACAGAGTAAGCATCACCACAGGGATAATATATTGCAACTATCATAGCAATGCTGATGTCAGTTAAGAGATAAAATGAGTATCTTTATTATCCCTTCATTTTTAGTCCAATAATATTGACATATAGACAAAAAATGGCAAGAAATAGGAAAGTTCATTGCGGAACAAATGACATGTCATATCTTGAAATGCTTTTACATGAGCCAGAATTCCTATAACCCAAAACTGAAATGATTCTATTCACGCCACATGCAAGATAAAAACAAATAAAACCCAACCCGGTTAAGAAAATTTATGTCATGAGCTAAAATTCCTCATCACCAATAAGAAAATTCCCTCCCAATACATGCTTATCACTGAAGTAGTTTGTTCTCCATAATCATACATATAGTTAGAGGGAATCAACAGTGACAATAATCAGAGGTTACCAATGGCGGTGGTGCCAACAGCAATGTTAGTTGGACTTTGCCAACAACAATGGTTTCTTAAATTTATAGGCAACAAGACAAAGATAATAATCAAGAATAAGATACGAAATATCATTTTTTAACTTTTAGCTTTGACACTTGGAACTTCAATTCATAGGGTCGTAGTTCGGAtcaaatatataaaaaattataagTGAACAGATTGTTTTTCAGTTCCATGGAATTGGAACAGCAATTCTCGGTTACACTTACACAACTGTTGTGTCATGTGTGGCATACTTAACAGGATTTCACTCTAATTACTATTTATAGATAAATTTATCACCATAGTTTCTAGTAATAAGGACTGATTTGATTTAAAAACCAGTTCTTTTGCTCTCTTTCGAATGAGGCCAAACAAGATAGTTTTGGAATTGCAAGGTTCAATTCCAAATGCTTAATTTCAGATCCAACTCCACGCATCAACCAGCACAGAAAAGTATAGTTAAGAAACAAATACTCACAATTGGAACAAAAACCCGTGAAATATCGTCCGCAAGTTTTTGAACTGGTGCTTTGGCAAGCTGAGCAGCTTCTACGAGTTGAACAATTTGAGAAAGGGCAGTGTCTGATCCAACATGTGTAGCTTTAACCAACAAGCAGCCATTCTCATTGATTGTTCCACTGATAACCTGTGAAAcacatttgaaaaattaaaaaatgttCTCAGCACTCTATCATGCTACTCTTACATAATTTAAACCACCGGGACTTGGATTTTTTTAGAGATTGTACATATTTCCCTAGATCCCCCTTCCGATGAAAAAAGGAGAGGAAGATGTCAATCCAATGTGTCTCTCTCTGTTTACAATAACATCAGACTACATTCACTCTCTCATTTTTTGGTCACACCTTCTTACACACCTACATTAATGTGTTTGCCATTAATTTGTTGGATTTCTCCTGATCTGCTATTTCTCCTAATCTGCTAATTCGTAACATAAAAAAATACAACAAGTCAAGGCTTCTAATGCGTGTATAATACCTTGTCTCCTGGACTTTTGGCAATGGGTCTAGCCTCCCCTGTGATCATACTTTCATTTGCATAGCTTTGCCCTTTTATAACAATACCATCGATAGGAATTTTAGCCCCAGGCACAATCTTAATTATGTCATTCTTTTGGATAAGTTGAGTGTCAATTTCTGTCTCTGTGATGATGTTTGCATCAGTGTCAATTACTACTAAATAAGCTTTATCAGGAACAAGTTGTGTTAGCTTTCCCAAAGCATCTGATGTTTTCCCTTTAGCCACAATCTCCAAATATTTTCCTAATAGAATAAAGGATATTAACATGGAACTGGTCTCAAAAAAATCTTGTCCTTGAAATGTATCTGAAGTCAGCGCTTTAATTACAATATATAATGAGTAAAAATAAGCAGCATTAGTGCCCAACGCAACCAGAACATCCATGTTAGCAGATCTTCTCCTCAGTGCATGATATGATCCAACATAGAACCTAATAACAGTAATAACAATAGCCATTGTAAAACGATTATACAAACATGTATATATAGAAAACAGATACATTTTAAACCATCATCTGGCTATTAGGTGGACTAAAGTCTGTAAACAGTTATTCGTATAATAATAGTACCTTTTTCCAACTATGAACTGCACGGGCGTGCAAAGGATCCATCTTAAAAACAACCCAAGAGTAAGCATATTATGAAGCTTATAGTTCAACCAGTTGCCATATGGAGGAAGCATGGGAAGCACCATGGCAAACACAAACACAGGTACAGAAAACAAGCAGCTGAACAAAAACTGATTTCTATACATGCGAATTTCATTCACTTTATCCCGTTCTCTTTGTCCTGAAGGAGAGTACAAAGTTGCTTGATACACCTTGGAACCACGGCTAGCTTCCTCAACACAATGAATAAGAGTTCTCGGACCTGTAATATCGGGAACATAGCTAATCGTGACTATAAGTTCAGAAAAGTCCATTTCAACACGATTCACACCTGCAGCTAACTCAAGGTAAGACACTAACACATTAGCATCTTCTTCAGTATCAATCCCTTCAAGTTTTAGATGAACTTTGTTCGCATCATTCCCAGAACTAATAAGTTCTCCTCCAAAACCGGCATCTTCTATAGCTTCAATTATTTTTTCAGGATCAGCAAGGCTAGGGTCATAATGCACTTTTGCCTCCTCCAAAGCTAAACCAACTATTGCCCTTTTCACTCCATCAACCATTTGAAGTGCCTTCTCAACAGACTCAGAACAACTTGTACATGCCATTCCTTTAATCCTGATTCGGCACACAGATATGTCTTGGTCATGATCATGAACCTCATTAACCTTAAACCCACTCTCTTCTATACGTTCTTTTATTCTTTTTGCCTACATTAAAAAATAATTCATTACCTTAACATGAATCCATATTTCAATACAAAAACCTTCATGCAACATAAATACTAGATACGCCTATGTGAACAATAGTGAATAAATCATGAAATTCATATAGTAATAATATAGGTTAAAGTTTCAACATTTCAGTTTTAGTCCTCTGTTGTAACTTTTAATTTCTACAAAACTACAAAACTATGTAGTGCCCAAAATTTCACTCTTTTTATAGTCAAAACctaaaaataaaatcaacaataAATTTGGACATAGAAATCAAATTTTGACTATTTTTTAATCAgatttttttatataatattcTAATTGCAAAAAAATCATTCAAAATTTTAAGTCTACTAAACAGGGAATAAACTACTCACACGATAATCTTACCTGAACTAAAAGTAAAATGTTGAAATTTTATTAGGAATAAACGCATATATGTAATAATTAAtactaaataataataataataataataataataataataacagtAATAATAATAACAGTAACCACATAACAATAATAATACTGATGATGATTGTGTGGCTTACAGTTATGAGTTTGGGAACGAATTTGATGGCGGCACGGCCGTCGAGTGACGAAACTGCAATATTTTTAACGCCGTTAAGATTCGCAAGCGCCGATTCAATAGAATTAACACAGGAAGCGCACTTGATATCGCTAATTTGGAACGTAACCGTCCGAACGACGACGTTTTCTTCTACAGATTGCAACAGAGGAATCTTCACATCGTCAACTCCGTCATCTTCCATATTCCAATCGAAGAGAAACAATAGAAAGAGATGAAGACGAGTTGAGAATTTGGAGCGAAAGAGAAAATAGGTTTTGGAATCGAAGGTGAAGAAAAAGAGGGAGAActttttgttttgtagggtttaTAGCTACGGATGTAACGAGAAGAGAGATAATGGAGAGTACGTGACTGCGTGCGTCAGTTTGGTTTTGGAATGAAGCTGGAATCGTGGTTTAAACTTTTGAATTGGTAACGACTTGTGAGTTGTGACTTTTTCCCACCAAAAGTGGTCACTTTACCGATTCTGCCCCTTTATTCCTTATGCTAGTGGAGGAGGTTGATGCTTTACGAAAACAGGGGCTTATTCGGTATTTTGATTGTTTGTTTTTCTTAGTGGATTATATTTTTTCTTACTAGCGTAGTATTAACATTTTCAAACACTGAATTTTATTTGTTGAATCGAATAATATGACGACATTTGATCGAAAAAAGAATAATATGACGAGAATTTTATGAACGCTAGCTTAGAAAATAATAAAGCATCCCATTTTATGAAAAATAATAACGTATAAAAGGTAAATATTCTTATTTTAACTCAGATTATGTTGAAATAATGTGTGCAACTCCACATTTATTATGTACACAAAAAGTTAGATTTTTTTCAAAGAGAAAAATAATAACGTATAAAAGGTAAATATTCTTATTTTAACTCATATTATGTGGAAATAATGTGTGCAACTCCACATTTATTATGTACACAAAAAGTTAGATTTTTTTCAAAGAGAAATTAATTGAGATTTCAATTTGTAGAATAAAGTTTTTGCAAGAATTTAAATTATATTTAATGGTAAGAcatttgtcatatgaaaatagAGGGTTTAATAAAGtcttttttttaataaaatagtTTTCTAAGAAATTAGACTTGTTTAATGAACAGAGAAATATAATTTTGGATTGATGAAGTGAGAGTTGATCTGTAAGGTTATCACTCCAACATTTAAATTAATCGGAGGATAAAAAGAGACGAAATAGTGAGAATGGATTTGAATACCTAAGAATGATGCTCTTTATCTCTCACTTTTTATCTTATATAATGAAAGTCGTTTGAACCGAAAGCGGAGAGTGCAACGTGGATCACGGTCAGTCGTCGGATTGATTTGAACAAATGATAATGCTTCGAAGGCGAAACTAACTACCCTTTGAGAGGGTAGATGTGCACATGTTTCTTGCATGTGCTTCCATGCTCCGACTATGAGCCTTTCGTCTTAGGCCTTGTGGGTGACCGAAAATAGTTACTCTTTGAGCCCTTATCCCTTCTTTGCAAGACGAAGATTTATAGTATACATCATAGTCACATGCCAGTTGATTGACATGAGAAGATAAAGAGCCCTTATTGGACGTCACTGTTTTTAG includes:
- the LOC127076542 gene encoding copper-transporting ATPase HMA4; its protein translation is MEDDGVDDVKIPLLQSVEENVVVRTVTFQISDIKCASCVNSIESALANLNGVKNIAVSSLDGRAAIKFVPKLITAKRIKERIEESGFKVNEVHDHDQDISVCRIRIKGMACTSCSESVEKALQMVDGVKRAIVGLALEEAKVHYDPSLADPEKIIEAIEDAGFGGELISSGNDANKVHLKLEGIDTEEDANVLVSYLELAAGVNRVEMDFSELIVTISYVPDITGPRTLIHCVEEASRGSKVYQATLYSPSGQRERDKVNEIRMYRNQFLFSCLFSVPVFVFAMVLPMLPPYGNWLNYKLHNMLTLGLFLRWILCTPVQFIVGKRFYVGSYHALRRRSANMDVLVALGTNAAYFYSLYIVIKALTSDTFQGQDFFETSSMLISFILLGKYLEIVAKGKTSDALGKLTQLVPDKAYLVVIDTDANIITETEIDTQLIQKNDIIKIVPGAKIPIDGIVIKGQSYANESMITGEARPIAKSPGDKVISGTINENGCLLVKATHVGSDTALSQIVQLVEAAQLAKAPVQKLADDISRVFVPIVVVIALTTWLGWLIPGEAGFYPKHWIPKGMDAFELALQFAISVLVVACPCALGLATPTAVMVASGIGASQGVLIKGGDALEKAHKVKTIVFDKTGTLTVGKPAVVSAVLFPEFSMEVLCDMAISVEASSEHPIAKAVVAHAKNLRKKFGSCPEEVPDVVDFEVHMGAGVSGKVGDKTVLVGNRRLMNACNVKISSAAEKYISENENLARTCVLVSINGKIAGAFSVSDPVKPEAKRVISFLRSMGITSVIVTGDNHATATAIANEVGIDQVFAETDPVGKADKVKELQMKGMTVAMVGDGINDSPALVAADVGMAIGAGTDVAIEAADIVLVKSNLVDVITAIDLSRKTMSRIRLNYIWALGYNILGMPIAAGVLYPFTGIRLPPWLAGACMAASSLSVVSSSLLLQFYKKPFHVESI